From Clostridium cylindrosporum DSM 605:
GGGACTTTCAAGGGGAGTTCAAACATTAAGACAGCTACTACCACCTGATATTGAGAAAAGTGCTGTAGTTACTAATGTGGAATGGAGTATTCCAGTTTCAACAATAGATGATAAGCCTGAATATGGTTACAGAGGATTAATGATTGATGTAGCTAGACATTTCTTTACTGTAGATGAAATTAAGCGTCAAATAGATCATGCAGCTCAGTACAAAATAAATAAAGTTCATTTACACCTTAGCGACGATCAAGGATGGCGCTTAGAAATAAAAAAATGGCCAGACTTAACCACTATAGGTGGAAGTACACAGGTTGGTGGTGGACCTGGAGGGTATTATACACAGGAGCAATTTAAAGATTTAGTTAAATATGAATCTGAGAGATATGTGGAAATAATTCCTGAGTTTGATATGCCAGGTCATAGCAATGCAGCATTAGCTTCCTATGGATTTCTAAATCCAGATGGTAAAAAGAAGCCTTTATATACAGGTACAAAGGTAGGATTTAGTTCTTTTATGACACGTGATGAAAAAACATATGCATTTATTGATGATGTAATTAGGGAAGTTTCTGAAATATCACCTTCAAAATATATTCATATAGGAGGAGATGAGGCAGAGGCTACTAAAAAGCCAGAATATGATTATTTTGTAGGTAGGGTATCTGAAATAGTTAAGAAGTATGGAAAAACTCCAGTAGGTTGGGACCCAATTGATACATCCTCTACAATAGATTCAAGTGTAGTACTTCAAAATTGGAAGGATTCAAATACAGTAGCTAGAGAAAAAAATATGAAGATGATTATATCAATTGCGAAAAAGGCTTATTTAGATATGAAATATAATGAAAATACACCATATGGACTAAACTGGGCAGGGTACATTCCAGTAGAAACTGCATATAAATGGGATCCTACTGATTATGCTCCAAAGGAATTAGTTTTAGGTGTAGAAGCACCATTATGGACAGAAACAATTGCTGATGTAAAGGCTATGGACTATATGATATATCCAAGATTATTAGGTTATGCTGAAATAGGCTGGACACCTAAAGCCTCTAGAGATTGGAATGAGTATAAGATTAGACTGGAAAAGCAAGGTGAAAGAATGAAAAACCAAGGAATAAATTACTACAACGATAGTAGTATATGGGGAACTAAATAAGAATAATTAAAAAACAGTCTGAAGAAAGTATTTATCAGACTGTTTTTATTTTGATATATCCTAGCAGGAATAATTAGGGTTATCATACAAATGAACTAGTATAATTTTGATATAATGAAGATAAAGTTAAGACTTAATAATAACTATAGAATTTTGGAGGGTGTTTATGGAATTCGAAGATAAAGTTGTAGTTGTCACAGGTGGAGCTACAGGGATTGGTAAAACTATATGTGATGAGTTTAGAAAAGCTGGAGCAATAGTTTGTACAATTGATAAGGATAATAATGAATACTTCCTAGGTGACATAGCTGATGAAAGAACACTTAAAGAATTTGCTGAAAAGGTGATTTCAGATTATGGAAGAGTAGATTGCCTAATAAACAATGCAATGCTTAGTAAAGGCGGAATATTAGACTGTTCCTATGATGATTTTAATTATGTGCTACGTGTAGGAGTTAGTGCGCCATTTATGCTTTCAAAGCTTTTTTCTGAGCATTTTACACCAGGTGCAAGCATCATAAACATATCTTCCTCCCGTGATAGGATGAGTCAGCCTAATACAGAAAGTTATACTTCAGCTAAAGGGGGCATATCAGCTTTGACACATGCTTTAGCAGTGAGTTTTTCTGGGAAGGTACGTGTAAATTCAATATCCCCAGGTTGGATAGACAATTCATTTACAGTATATGATGATGCAAACGCATACCAACATCCTGCTGGTAGAGTAGGAAATCCAATAGACATAGCAAATATGGTTCTTTATTTGTGTAGTGATAAAGCAGGGTTTATTACAGGTGAAGATATTTGCATCGATGGAGGTATGACAAAACAGATGATTTATCATGATGACCTTGGGTGGAAATTAGATTTATAAGGAATGATTAATTATGATAAAAGTAAGTAATTTAAGAAAAAATTATGAGGTATACAAGCCTAAATACTCTGGTATTAGAGGATACATATTTAAAGAGAAAACAGAGGCTCAGGCTATAAAGGACATAAGCTTTGAAGTAGGAGCAGGTGAGATAGTAGGCTATATAGGTACTAATGGAGCGGGAAAGTCAACTACTGTAAAGATTCTTACAGGAATACTATCATCTACAAGTGGAGATATATCTGTTTGCAATATGGATCCATTTAAAATGAGAAAAAAGCTAGCTCGAGAAATAGGTGTGGTTTTTGGTCAGAGAAATCAATTGTTTTGGGATTTAACAGTTAAGGATACCTTTGAATTTAACAAAAGTATATATGAAATACCAGAAGGTGAATTTAAAAAACAACTAAATGTATTAAATGAGTGCTTTGACCTTGATAAAATATACAATAAGCACGTAAGAAGGCTTTCACTAGGACAAAGAATGAAGGCTAACTTTGCGCTAAACTATCTTCATAAACCTAAGATAGTATTTTTAGATGAGCCTACAATTGGACTTGATTTAGTTATAAAGAATTCTGTAAGGGAGTTCATAAAATACGATAGCCAAAAAAACAATACAACAGTTATGTTTACATCCCATGATATCTCTGATATAGATAGGATCTGCTCAAGAGTTATACTTATAGATGAGGGTAAAGTTAAGTATGATGGTGATAAGGATAGCTTAGCTACGGAATTTGATAAGTTATATTCAATAGAAATTAAGTTTTCAAAGGATATTAGTAAATTAGAAATAGAGAATTTAACTAGCTTAAAAGGTGTCACAGGAGCCCAGTTAAGCGGTGAGAATAGTATATTAATTAATTTCAATAATAACATAACAAGTCATATTTCAATAATAGATAATGCACTTAAAACCTATGGAGATATGGTTATAGACATTGATATTATAAGGCCTCAATTTGAGAAAGCTGTTTATGAGCTATTTCAAAGTAGGGAGGGGAAAAATGAATAAGTATATGAAGCTTATAGCTATGAGCTTTAAAGAAAACACAGTCTATAGGTCAAAGGTCATTTTATATATTATAGGTGGACTCATTCAAGTTTTTATGTACTACTATATATGGAATGCGGTGTTTGATAATGGTGGAAATGTAATTGGAGGCTATTCACGACTGGAATTTATAACATATATAATAGTATCATTTTCATTATCAGGGGTAATGCCAAGTTCAGTATCTAATGCCCTGTCAAAGGACGTAAGGACAGGAGACATAGTTTCATTAATGACTAAACCTATATCCATAGACTATTACTACTTATTTTATAATATAGGAGATGGGATTATCACAGGTATATTTATGGGACTTCCACTATTTATTATAGGATATTTTTATTTAGGGGTAATGCTACCTTACAATATACTCACATTTATAATAAGTTTAGCTTTAGGATTTGTTGTGGTTTTCTATCTAAACTTCATAATTGGACAACTTAGCTTTTTTACAACTAGTGTAGTTGGCATAGTTATAGCATATCAAAGCGTATCTATGTTTCTTTCGGGAAGTATAGTTCCACTTAGCCTACTGCCAGGTAGCGTTAGAACAGTTATAGAGGTACTTCCATTTAAGTCGGGATTTTCTATTCCCTTAAATATATACCTAGGTAAAATATCCGGAGAAGAAGTAGTGTATAATATTTTATTTCAAGTGATGTGGATATTTATATTGAAATTTCTCTCCGATAGAATATATAAACTTGGACTTGAAAAGAATTCAATATTAGGTGGATAGTATGAAAAATTATTTGAAAATTATTATGAAGATAATAAAGGTAAAGTTTTTATCCTGTTATGAATATAGAATAGACTTTTTCACTGGGATAATGTCCTCACTGGTGGTTCAGGTTACGAATATTTTGTTTTTATATATTATATTTGATAAGATTCCAAGGCTTAATGGATGGAGTCTTTATGAGACAGCTATATTGTCCTTTTCTGTAAGTCTTGCTATAGACTTTTATAAGCTTATATTTTCAGGATTAACTTATTTTCCTGATTATTATGTAAAGAGAGGACATTTTGATATTATTCTACTTAAGCCGATAAATGAGCTTTTGTTTCTAATTTTAGAAGGTATGCTGTTTACTAAGATATCAGGTATAATAGTTGACCTCATAATTCTTTTTATAGGGGTTAGTGGTGCAGGTTTTGGTATTGCGGAGTTTTTCGTTTTAGTTCTTACTAGCTTTATAGGGTCTTTAGTTATGGGAGCCTTACTTATCATATTTTGCTATATAAGTTTTTTACAACAGAGGTTTTTGCAGCTATAAAGATAATCAGCAATGTATGTGAGTTTTCTAAATACCCGGCTACAATATATCCAAATGCTATAAATGTTTTATTTACCTTTATACTTCCTTTATTTATAGTTGGATTTATTCCAGTTAGCTACTTTAAAGGTAGTGATATTACTATATTTATAGCACCTGTTTTAGTATCAGTAGCAATTATTGCACTAGCCTTAGTTCTTTGGAAAAAAGGACTTACAAAATATCAAAGTACAGGATCTTAAATATAAAAAGGACTTACTAAAATGTAGTAAGTCCTTAAATGTTTCACCTATCTATTAGTAAAACCGTTAAAGTGAACCTTGTCATACAGTAAATCATTATCTTCATAGGCCTTTTTATCCTCAGCTGGATAGCCTACTGCTATAATGCATTCCACTGCATAAGTATCAGGAAGATTAAACAGGTTCTTTACATAGTCCTCTGACATTCCTTCTTCACTAAATCTTTGTCTAGTTTGAATCCAGCATGAACCAAGTCCCATAGAATGTGCTGTAATATGTATTATAGATGCTGCAATAGAAGCGTCTTCTATCCACACGTCAGAGCGTTCCGTATCTGCAATTACTACTATGCACAGTGGTGCTTCTTCTAGAAACTGACTTCCATGCCTTTTACTTTGGGATAGTTTCTTAAGCAGCTCTTTATCTGTAACAGCTATAAATTCCCATGGTCTTTTGCTTCTAGATGATGGAGCTAAAAGTGCAGATTTTAAAAGTGTATCTACTTTTTCCATTTCTATTTCTTTATCTTGATATTTTCTTATGCTTCTTCTTGATTTTAATAATTCAATCATTTTAAAAACCTCCTATAAAATTAAATCCCTTAAAATATTAAAAATAATTATAGCATAAGTGGCGTAGATTTTTTCAAGGTCTTCATAGGTATCATACAAAAATTTGTACACATTTATTTTATTGAAAGGGGTAGAGAAACCTATATCTCTACCCCTACTTAATATATTAGTTTTTGATATCTGATTTAAGGAATGTAATAAAGCTTGCTACTATAAATATCACAGATAATACTGCAAGCTGAATTGCTCCAGATTTAACATCAAGTGTAACTCCGAAGCTACCCTTCATCATATTAGCGAACTCAGGAATTAACTTAAATATTGATAGGTTAATATATCCAAGTACAAACTTTGTTATTGACCCAAGCTTAAAGTTTGCAATTATAAATGTTATAGGTAGTGAACCTAGGTATAGTATTGAGCTAAGTCCTACAGAAAGTGCAGTACTTTTTACTATAGTTGATATCATAAAAGATAGTGATATTACAAAGATAACACTGATACTTGAGAAAAGTATGTTAGAAAGTAGGTACATAAAGTAGCTTTTCTCTACAACATTTCCATCTACAACAGAAAGTACATTTATGGATAAGCTATCAAATCCCATTACAAATCCACCGGATATTACAAGAACTAAAATACTTAAAAACATTACACCATAACCAATTAAGAAAACAGATACAAGCTTTGATAGAAGAATCTTAAACCTTGAAGCTGGTCTTATTAGTAGAAGTCTAACAGTTCCCTTAGAAAACTCTGATGATACTATTCCTCCTGCAATTATTATTGATATAATAGCAGATAACATAATAAATAGTTCATATGTTGCTTTAGTCATTCCCCTAGCACCATTATCAAAGTCTAGCTGAGGGATATTATTGTTTAGGCTATACCATCCTAACTTAATGTTATCTTGATTTTTCTTCTTGTTTTCACTATAAATTTGCTTATAGTCTTCATATGTTTTTCCCATGCCCATGTACTCAGGAGGGTTCTTTCTAAACTCTTCCTTTGACATCATTGGAGTATTTAATGCATTAATACTTGATGACATTTCTTCTAAGGTATTGCTTCTCCAGTTATCTTTCTCATATGTAATTTTATTTTTTAGTCTATATTCATCTAATTTAAGTAAGCTTTTTTCTGTATTTAAGTTTTCTTTAAGTGAAGCAATTTGATTTGAAATCTCTTTTTTATTAGTATTTAGCTTCTTTTCAAGATTTGCTATTTCAGTATTAGTATTCTTTATTGTTAAATCTCTATTTTTTATAGATTTTTTCACATAAGCTATATAATCATTTGATTTAATAGTCTTTTTAATTTCTTCCTTTTCCTTAGTTAAAGCATCTTTTTTACTTTTTAACTCTTCCTTTGATAGTTTTAAGTAACTTTGCAGTTCTTCTGCTTCAATAGGGTTAGCGCTTTTAGATGCATTAGTCATTACTATATTTTCATTTATCCCATTTAAAATACTATTTATTATAACTATTTTACTTGATATTTGTGAGTAAGATAGTACCTCGTTGTTTCTCCAATCATGATAATCTAAATTATTATCAATGCTTAGTTTAACAGATTCCTTTTCAGCTTCTAAAAAAGCCTTTTCAATTTTGTTTTCAGTTTTATCAATCTTTGATAATTCAGCAATTCTAGATTCTATACTAGTTAAGTTATATTTGTGGCTATTCATCATGAAATTTTTATCGTTATTCTTAGTAGAATTTAATATTAGAGGTAATGCTAATGCGAAAATTAAAGTAATTGCTATTATTACTTTAATACTTATTTTTTTATATTGTTTAGTAAGTTCATTTCTTGTTAGATTTAAAAGCTTCTTTAACAAAATTAACCCTTCCCTTCTATATAATTTGATTTTTAGAACCCTTTGTAACTTCCATAAATTCTTCCTCAAGTGTTTTAGTTACAACAGAACCTGGATAAATATTTATTCCTTCACTAATTAAAAGCTTGTTAATTTCCAGAGTCTCCTCTCTAGTACACTTAACTAAAATTCCATCATCACACTTAGAAACATTAGTGTTGTTAAATTCTTTAATAAGTTTAATCGCTTTATCAGAGTCATCAACATCAAGAAGAAAGGTTTTTATACTTTGTGATTTATCCTTTTTAAGGTCACCTATTGTCTTGAAATCTATAATTTTTCCTTGGTCTATTATTCCAAACCTATCACACATAAGCTCCATTTCACTTAAAAGATGACTAGATACAAGTACAGAAAGTCCTTCACTTTTACATAGGTTCTTTAGAGTTTGACGAAGCTCTTTGATTCCCATAGGATCAAGTCCATTTGTAGGCTCATCAAGTATTAAAAGTTTTGGCCTATGTAGTAGCGCCTGTGCAACACCAAGTCTTTGTCTCATACCTAGTGAGTATGTTTTAACCTTGTTGTTAATTCTATTTTCTAGCTTTACTAATTTCACTATTTCATTAATTCTCTCTATGCTAATGTTTCCGTGCATATTAGCATAAAGTTTAAGGTTGTCCATTCCGGATAAATAACCATACATTTCAGGGTTTTCAATTATCCCCCCAACATTTTCTAGGGCAGCTTCAAATTCATTTTTTACATTCTTACCATTTATAATTATTTCGCCCTCATCTATGCTTAAAAGCCCTGTAATCATTTTGATAGTAGTAGTTTTCCCAGCTCCATTAGGTCCTAGGAAGCCGAATATCTCTCCTTCGCTAATTTTAAAGCTTATGTTATCTACAACTCTTTTCTTACTAAGGATTTTACTAACATTTTTTAATTCAAGTATTGTTTTCATTTATTCACCTTCTTATTTATAAATATTATATTTAATACTAGTATTAATGTACTAGTTGAATTAGTACACCTAAAACATATCATACTAGAATGAAAAATTCAATAGCCTTCTTCATATTTTATATAGTTTTTCTAAATATAGGCATTTTACCGCTATAAGTTTCTTTAATATTCTTCATAGGTGTTTAGATTTATGCCATGAGTAAGAGGAGATATAAGGGATGTAAGTTTAAAACTTTGTTTTATATTAGGTTTAAAAAGTTATTTATATTAGATATACTTTTTAAGTAGACTTACATAAAAGTGACATTATACTTAGAAAGGAAGACTTGAGATGACGTTTAATTACTTTTTTCCACTTGTTTTAGTGATATTATCTAATCTTATTTATCATATAACAGCGAAGAATACTCCTAACAATATAAATTCATTTTTATCATTAACAGTAACATATGTTGTAGGTGCTATTGTTTCAGTTTTAATGTACTTTATTATTTCAAAACCTAGTGATGTACTTAAGGATATAAATAAATTAAATTGGACTACCTATATTTTAGGATTAGTGATTGTAGGACTAGAAATAGGCTATATTTATATGTACCGTGTAGGATGGAATATAAGCAAAGGTTCTATTGTAGCAAGTATTTCTGTTGCTATTTTACTAGTTTTAGTTGGTACATTGTTTTATAAAGAGATTATAGGAATGTATCAAGTTTCAGGTATTGTATTTTGTATTATTGGACTAATTTTAATTAACCTACATTAATGTGTAATATTATTTAATAAATAAAAGGACCTGCTTCATAAAAGCTTAAGTAGACATAATAAGGTAATGAGGTGAATGCAATACAGAAGAATACTCTTTCGAATAAAAGAAAGAAACAACGGATAAAAATAAGTAGCTTAAATGACTTTAAATGTGAATTGAAAAAAGAAGGATATGAGATAAATGAACTTGATGAAGAAGGTTTTAAAAGGGAAGTTGCAAAAATATTTAAGGTAGATAATAGTGTAGTAGAGAGTTTATATACATGCATTAGTGAGGATGAGATTACCTATAGGGCAAATGATATTATGGACTTAATTGACTACATAAAGAAAATGATATTATTTGAGAATGAACATAATAGGTTATGGGAGAAAATAAGTAAAATAAAAACATTAACTGTAGATAGGATTGAATATGAACGAGAACCCAGTGTTCAAGATAATGTTGATGATTTGCTAAGAACTGTTGAAGAAGTAGCAAGTGAAGTATCTAGAGTAATAAGTGAAGAAGATAAAATTAAACTAAGAGATTTGGAAAAGGAATTAGATAAGGAATACCTTTATGCAAAGGATATTGAATTACTAAAGAAGATGGTTATTATTAAGGGGGAAGAGATAAAAGAAACATATAATACTGGAACTAGAACTAAAACAATATCTATAGAAATACCTAAAAAAGTAAACCATCAATATATTACAGCAAAGAGGGGTACTGTACAGTATCATGATTATCTAAACAATAACATACCAAGAATGCAGCGTTTAATTAAGAATATACACAAATATATAAATGTGGATGAAGAAGAATCAGACGCATATAAAATACATCAAAGTGAAGCATTGCAGGATTCTATAAACATAGCAGTAGCAGTATATGATGAAAAAGAATTTAGGGCAATCAGTGGAAGTAATGAGATAATAAATTATTGCAGTGCACCACCACTAGAAAAGGCAAACTTTAAAAGTAGTAAAGTTAATAAGTTAGGTAAACTAGGAATAGGATATGATAGAGTTAATGATAGTGAAAAAAAGATATTTGAAGAAATACACAGACAAATAGAAGAGAAATCATTGAAGAATGAAGGTAGTCTTATTTTATATAGCAAATGGAAACCATGTCCAAGCTGCTATTCAGTAATCAATCAGTTTCGAAAAAGGCATCCAGGTATAAAGGTTCAAGTAAGATATGTAAAGAAGTATGGTGAATAATAGTAGAGGAGATAGCTGAGATTTCTATAAGTTAAGGGAAAATATATATTTAATATTAGGTGTTAGAGATAGAAATCAATCTCTAACACCTTTTGTTTTGTTTGTGACTTTGGGAGATCCTGAAACCTTAACTTTAACTTCTTCTTTTTTTAGTGTTTCTTCAATGTGTTTAATTTCCTGTATCTTTTGTTTATATATAGATACATCCTCTAGGGCAACTTTGTGTTTTGTTAATTCAACTTGTTCTTCACTAAGAGGTATACGGATAGTCTCTGTAGGAGAATCTTTAAGCTTTGAGTTGTTTGAAGAAAGAACTTTCTTCTCAATTACTAGTTCTTCACGTATAACAGGTATAGTAAAACTTTTTTCTTCAGTAAATTCTTCTCTATAGATTTTTACCTCTCCTGTTTTTATTAACTTCTTTGCTATATTAAGTTGTTCCTCTTTAATTTCAAGGGTTGCACTTTTACTAGGGATATATTTTTTCTGTTTACTTGAATTTGTTTGCTGATTATACTCAGAGTTTTTATTTTCAGGGGAGTATAGAGACAAGATTGCTCCAATAAATCCACCAATTATAATACCTAATAAAGTTGCAGAAATAATTTCATTAAGAGGGATATAGGAAAATACATTATATAGTGCTGGAATAGCTAGGATGCCGAATCTGTGAAGAGCTCCTAATAATATTCCTATAATACCTCCTATTATCATTCCAAAAAGTATATCCTTTGACATACCTGTCTTTTCATGTGTAACTGATGAACTTTTAGTCATATATTTACCCTCCATTTATTTTTAAAAACACCTGCGAATCTTCGTTGAGATCCGCAGGTGTTCAAAGTTTTACTAATGGTTATTGGTTGTTACTGCTACTATCAACTACATCTGGGTTACCGATTTTGTTTACCAGAACCTCTTCACGTTTAAGAGTTTCGTCTATACGTTCTGTACTTTCTATAGTACGCTTATGAGCTGAAACCTCACCTGTTACTACTGTACGTTTATCTACATCTATTCTTTCTTCATTTACAGGAATTTTAATTGGTTCTTCGTTAGTAATACATGAATTACTTGATTCATTGTTTATGCATTTTCTTTCAATTACTATTTCTTCACGTGTTACAGGAACCTCAACTGTTTTTTGCTCTTCTATAATTTCCTTACCAAGCTCTACTTCACCTTTTTGTACACTATATTTATTAATATCTAATTCTTCTTTATGAAGACGAAGTTTTGCGTTATCACTATTATTTTGTTTTTTAGTATCATTGTCGTTGTTGAAAAGTCCACCAAATATGCTCATATAGGCACCTCCAATAA
This genomic window contains:
- a CDS encoding family 20 glycosylhydrolase translates to MKKVSSINLKFILIIILLIGVIVGSFTINFKGNSETQATFKAQNINDIIPKPLSYKKGAGKFILKKDALIYVKGNSEKETEEIRKIAEFLRGKLKPSTGFELNIIKGDNPPAGSIYLTTVGGEEGMGNEGYRVITTPEKVEIIAYKPEGLSRGVQTLRQLLPPDIEKSAVVTNVEWSIPVSTIDDKPEYGYRGLMIDVARHFFTVDEIKRQIDHAAQYKINKVHLHLSDDQGWRLEIKKWPDLTTIGGSTQVGGGPGGYYTQEQFKDLVKYESERYVEIIPEFDMPGHSNAALASYGFLNPDGKKKPLYTGTKVGFSSFMTRDEKTYAFIDDVIREVSEISPSKYIHIGGDEAEATKKPEYDYFVGRVSEIVKKYGKTPVGWDPIDTSSTIDSSVVLQNWKDSNTVAREKNMKMIISIAKKAYLDMKYNENTPYGLNWAGYIPVETAYKWDPTDYAPKELVLGVEAPLWTETIADVKAMDYMIYPRLLGYAEIGWTPKASRDWNEYKIRLEKQGERMKNQGINYYNDSSIWGTK
- a CDS encoding SDR family oxidoreductase gives rise to the protein MEFEDKVVVVTGGATGIGKTICDEFRKAGAIVCTIDKDNNEYFLGDIADERTLKEFAEKVISDYGRVDCLINNAMLSKGGILDCSYDDFNYVLRVGVSAPFMLSKLFSEHFTPGASIINISSSRDRMSQPNTESYTSAKGGISALTHALAVSFSGKVRVNSISPGWIDNSFTVYDDANAYQHPAGRVGNPIDIANMVLYLCSDKAGFITGEDICIDGGMTKQMIYHDDLGWKLDL
- a CDS encoding ABC transporter ATP-binding protein, with translation MIKVSNLRKNYEVYKPKYSGIRGYIFKEKTEAQAIKDISFEVGAGEIVGYIGTNGAGKSTTVKILTGILSSTSGDISVCNMDPFKMRKKLAREIGVVFGQRNQLFWDLTVKDTFEFNKSIYEIPEGEFKKQLNVLNECFDLDKIYNKHVRRLSLGQRMKANFALNYLHKPKIVFLDEPTIGLDLVIKNSVREFIKYDSQKNNTTVMFTSHDISDIDRICSRVILIDEGKVKYDGDKDSLATEFDKLYSIEIKFSKDISKLEIENLTSLKGVTGAQLSGENSILINFNNNITSHISIIDNALKTYGDMVIDIDIIRPQFEKAVYELFQSREGKNE
- a CDS encoding ABC transporter permease, with protein sequence MNKYMKLIAMSFKENTVYRSKVILYIIGGLIQVFMYYYIWNAVFDNGGNVIGGYSRLEFITYIIVSFSLSGVMPSSVSNALSKDVRTGDIVSLMTKPISIDYYYLFYNIGDGIITGIFMGLPLFIIGYFYLGVMLPYNILTFIISLALGFVVVFYLNFIIGQLSFFTTSVVGIVIAYQSVSMFLSGSIVPLSLLPGSVRTVIEVLPFKSGFSIPLNIYLGKISGEEVVYNILFQVMWIFILKFLSDRIYKLGLEKNSILGG
- a CDS encoding nitroreductase family protein, whose product is MIELLKSRRSIRKYQDKEIEMEKVDTLLKSALLAPSSRSKRPWEFIAVTDKELLKKLSQSKRHGSQFLEEAPLCIVVIADTERSDVWIEDASIAASIIHITAHSMGLGSCWIQTRQRFSEEGMSEDYVKNLFNLPDTYAVECIIAVGYPAEDKKAYEDNDLLYDKVHFNGFTNR
- a CDS encoding ABC transporter permease, producing the protein MLKKLLNLTRNELTKQYKKISIKVIIAITLIFALALPLILNSTKNNDKNFMMNSHKYNLTSIESRIAELSKIDKTENKIEKAFLEAEKESVKLSIDNNLDYHDWRNNEVLSYSQISSKIVIINSILNGINENIVMTNASKSANPIEAEELQSYLKLSKEELKSKKDALTKEKEEIKKTIKSNDYIAYVKKSIKNRDLTIKNTNTEIANLEKKLNTNKKEISNQIASLKENLNTEKSLLKLDEYRLKNKITYEKDNWRSNTLEEMSSSINALNTPMMSKEEFRKNPPEYMGMGKTYEDYKQIYSENKKKNQDNIKLGWYSLNNNIPQLDFDNGARGMTKATYELFIMLSAIISIIIAGGIVSSEFSKGTVRLLLIRPASRFKILLSKLVSVFLIGYGVMFLSILVLVISGGFVMGFDSLSINVLSVVDGNVVEKSYFMYLLSNILFSSISVIFVISLSFMISTIVKSTALSVGLSSILYLGSLPITFIIANFKLGSITKFVLGYINLSIFKLIPEFANMMKGSFGVTLDVKSGAIQLAVLSVIFIVASFITFLKSDIKN
- a CDS encoding ABC transporter ATP-binding protein, whose protein sequence is MKTILELKNVSKILSKKRVVDNISFKISEGEIFGFLGPNGAGKTTTIKMITGLLSIDEGEIIINGKNVKNEFEAALENVGGIIENPEMYGYLSGMDNLKLYANMHGNISIERINEIVKLVKLENRINNKVKTYSLGMRQRLGVAQALLHRPKLLILDEPTNGLDPMGIKELRQTLKNLCKSEGLSVLVSSHLLSEMELMCDRFGIIDQGKIIDFKTIGDLKKDKSQSIKTFLLDVDDSDKAIKLIKEFNNTNVSKCDDGILVKCTREETLEINKLLISEGINIYPGSVVTKTLEEEFMEVTKGSKNQII
- a CDS encoding EamA family transporter, which encodes MTFNYFFPLVLVILSNLIYHITAKNTPNNINSFLSLTVTYVVGAIVSVLMYFIISKPSDVLKDINKLNWTTYILGLVIVGLEIGYIYMYRVGWNISKGSIVASISVAILLVLVGTLFYKEIIGMYQVSGIVFCIIGLILINLH
- a CDS encoding deaminase domain-containing protein, with product MNAIQKNTLSNKRKKQRIKISSLNDFKCELKKEGYEINELDEEGFKREVAKIFKVDNSVVESLYTCISEDEITYRANDIMDLIDYIKKMILFENEHNRLWEKISKIKTLTVDRIEYEREPSVQDNVDDLLRTVEEVASEVSRVISEEDKIKLRDLEKELDKEYLYAKDIELLKKMVIIKGEEIKETYNTGTRTKTISIEIPKKVNHQYITAKRGTVQYHDYLNNNIPRMQRLIKNIHKYINVDEEESDAYKIHQSEALQDSINIAVAVYDEKEFRAISGSNEIINYCSAPPLEKANFKSSKVNKLGKLGIGYDRVNDSEKKIFEEIHRQIEEKSLKNEGSLILYSKWKPCPSCYSVINQFRKRHPGIKVQVRYVKKYGE
- a CDS encoding YsnF/AvaK domain-containing protein, with amino-acid sequence MTKSSSVTHEKTGMSKDILFGMIIGGIIGILLGALHRFGILAIPALYNVFSYIPLNEIISATLLGIIIGGFIGAILSLYSPENKNSEYNQQTNSSKQKKYIPSKSATLEIKEEQLNIAKKLIKTGEVKIYREEFTEEKSFTIPVIREELVIEKKVLSSNNSKLKDSPTETIRIPLSEEQVELTKHKVALEDVSIYKQKIQEIKHIEETLKKEEVKVKVSGSPKVTNKTKGVRD
- a CDS encoding YsnF/AvaK domain-containing protein codes for the protein MSIFGGLFNNDNDTKKQNNSDNAKLRLHKEELDINKYSVQKGEVELGKEIIEEQKTVEVPVTREEIVIERKCINNESSNSCITNEEPIKIPVNEERIDVDKRTVVTGEVSAHKRTIESTERIDETLKREEVLVNKIGNPDVVDSSSNNQ